The Lytechinus variegatus isolate NC3 chromosome 1, Lvar_3.0, whole genome shotgun sequence nucleotide sequence AAACATATTCTAACCACATAGAAACTCAGTTTAATCTCTAATGTTTTGGCATTCAATCCCAACACTATAAACCACTGTCTATTCATCTCTTCACTCAATGATGCACTCCCTCTACCGTAATCAACAAACATCATCTGCACACAATTGTTCAAGGATCCAATCATGTTCAATGTCTCAATTCCATTCATCACCGTCACACATCATTTTCTGTCTAATAATCCATGCTCtttcaatgaaaacaatgaGTGGACGACCAAGCCTCGCTGTCGTCGACTTCGCTGAAGTTTCTACGTTGAAGTTATTTTGGGGTTGGAGTGCATACTGCCCCTTTCATATGCTATCTATAATTAAATTACAGACAGAAAAAACATTCTTTCTATATGGTTCTATGAATAGCTTTCCAAATAAAAAgcaattaaatataaaaaatcattaaaaatataattcagaATCTATGACATATTCCATACACATTTCAATAAATCCCAATAAATATCAAGTGTCTTTAAAGGCTGACAAAACAATGAGTTTTCTCAAAGGTTTCAAACAACAATACGGATTTATCCAATTATCATATAATTTGCTCATTTGCTAATCTTTTATCtgaaattattgtttcattCACACACACATgtcatttctctctttttatttaagaaAACACCTACAAAAGCTCCAAAGTCTACTCACTGGTAGTGCTGAATTACAACTAAAGATGCTTTACAATAGATGAAATTCTGTGTCACAGGCATACTCTTCTGCTCTCAAACTTGAGAACTTTTGATGATACAAAACTagagaaataatgaagaaattaatCTGATAAAATATGCTGAAACCCCTGCCCATGCCTGGCATGTCCTATTTCTCTAGCTGGCTAAATGCATCTGCCCAAGTGCATTTTACTATTTCAGTAGAAGGAACATGatcaaattaatttgcatatttacaCCTGAAAACTTCCAAACACTAAGTCTATCCTGggctgaataaaataaggtaTGTGTTTCAATTAGCTCtgacattaaaggtcaagtccacctcagaaaaatgttgatttgaatcaatagagaaaaatcagacaagcacaatgctgaaaatttcatcaaaatcagatgtaaaataagaaagttatgacatttcgagtttcgcttattttcaacaaaatagttatatgaacgagccagttacatccaaatgagagagtcgatgatgtcactcactatttcgtttttattgtttgaattatacaatatttcaatttttacgaatttgacgattaggacctccttgcctgaagcataaaatgttaaaataatggaattccatgtgttcagtgaggaatgaaacttcatttcacatgacaatgacgagaaaatgaaaatatttcatataataaaatacaaaagaaatagtgagtgatgtcatcaactctctcatttggatgtaactggctcgttcatataactattttgttgaaaataagtgaaactttaaaatgccataattttgcATGCTACggagtacccatttaacacctgggtggagagtagcaaaattgtggattgacaccttgccaaaggatgctaggccagggtgggattcaaacacacgacccttTGATTACATAGCGaaagtcagaaccgctacaccgtGGGGCTTCCATGATGCACAATACTTGTATAAACAAATGCCCTTCACGATAGTGAGCAAccaaaattggtgaatcaaaactgAAGTTTCCTCCAGGACTCTACacaaacaacatatttgcaatagtttgccagctccgaaacttaggatggattgctgtttcaattcattCCGACAAAGACCTCCTAGGTCTTCGTCATTTGACATGCATTTtaaatacatttactgtgttcttgaatGATTCGTTTTTGGGACAACcaacaaaattttcatgaaatggaaaATAGTCTGTGACAGTAAAATTCTCTGTGAAAATCAATTTAGTCTGTAAAAACCACCAACTAATTGTATCATGAAATGCACCCTTGActaattatgtattttaattaGCATTATAATCCCCCATATGCCCTTTTTTGTAAGCTTGATGTTAAGTAATTACTATCAAAGGAGAGTGTAGCATAGAGTGGAAAGTAGAAGTGTGTATAAAAgtatgaattgaaataaaactttgaactAATAAATGGTACAATGTGGAAGATAAGTTAATTGCTGCTCCAACACAATCTGAGCAAGACCTACTGACTGGATGAAACCTAAAGGGTACTTGGGTATTTTTGGTGCCTAAAATGAGCATATCAGTGGTATCACTCTTGTAACTTTAGAAAATACACAACACAATTTAGTGACAGTTCTACATTTTAAGTAGCTTTACTCGAAATAGCTAAATTAGAGTTTTTGATGAGCTTAATTTGCAAAATAGGAAGGATAGGCCAAGTGTGGAAACAAACTGTGATCCACTTTATAGTCTGACTCAATCTTGAAAtctggaagaagaaaaatcacaCACTATAGAGAAAAGTAGAGCCTTTACCTATTCCACCTAACCATTGACCAAGAATATTTTGAAGTAATACACATTCACCTTTCATCACTCATCCTCGACTACAATTCATCATGAACTTCATATTGATCCCTAGACCACCAAtccttcaaattggcaacagctGACCAGTCGACGACCTTCCACCAGTCAGCGATGTGATTATCCCGTTTGTTCTGATGCTTCAGGTAATAAGCATGTTCCCAAACATCAAGCACTAGGATTGGTTGATGGCCATCTGAGATTGGGGTGTCTTGATTGGCCGTCGTTGAGATGATAAGGCGAGAAAGTTCTTCCTCATTGTCTCCATAAAATGATGAGGGGTTGCGCTGGCTAAGCCAGACATAACCTACGAGATGCAAATGATCATTAGGGCTTGTCAGTCAAATCTTTTAAAACCAAACAGAAGGCTTAATATGATAATCAATAGTGTCTACTGTCCTTGACATTTATTGTAACATATTCTCAGGCATTCAGCGAGGGATATTCTGAATATGATTTAACCCTGTAATTCAACTCATAACATCTTTGGTTTTCTCATAAGCTATGTGATCTAATATAGATTGTTGAAGTCCAGAAAACAATAGTGGTATAATACAATGATCAGTATCAGGATCTACAAAATCACCactcttgtttttattcttcttaCCACCAATTTTTCTAATTGCGTGATTGGATGCCGATTAAACTAGAAATGTTATTGAAGGAGCAGTTGGAACTTGTTGAACACAAAGTAATTTCATTACAATGTTGATTTGTGTTGTTGAAAGTTGTTTCTACTCCTGAAAAAACATGTATGACTATGGCTGGGGTTGTTTGTGGTTGAGCTTAAGTTCTATAAAACATTGAGCTGGTGCTGATGTATGGTATTGGCTTTAAATTTTCTTTCAGAAGATTGTTTTAACTTACCAGATCCAAACAGTGTAAGGGCTTGACTGGTGAACTGATTCTTGAATTCTTGGAAGCTTCCAAAAGTTGCATTTATCTGATTTAGGAGATCTCCAGAGGGCATGGGGATGTCATTGTCCCTGTTGGCGGCCATCGTTGACCAGTAAATGTTGTGATTCACGAACCTGCCAACAATAAAATTAATGAGTATTGATCAGCATCATAATATGCATAATAAGAATCATGTTCTACCTTTTGTTGCAGCACCACTGGTGTTGTAATGCCTGACCCCACCTAGCATCAGGTGTTTGAGAAGATCACGCTTTGCTCAATTAACTTGGtttgataaaatcaaaatcatataaCTTGGGTTTATCTAAagtggtggcagcggtgggacaGACCATCATAGTGACTGGAAGGCGCTACATattacagagatgccaacttcaGATACCAAAATTACATGACATTTTTGACAGGGAACTATGGGGAATAGACTGAGATTATATATGAAATTAAGAAATGAGATGGGCGGGGGAGGTGGGGGGGAAGTAGGAGCCATTCTATGGAGACTTAGTCTCTGCATGTGATGTTTGTCTGATCTTGTACTGTTTTTAACATTACTGTCACAGCaaaaattatctaaattttgagttattttgttaattcaaaattcaaattttcttgttAATATAGCTGCGACCagtatcattttcataaaatataccCTATTTATTGTGAACAACCAGCAAAACTATATAATAATTCATTATCATCGattcatcatgattatcatgatcatcatcattaccattaccatcaccatcaccatcacaatcatgatcatcttaatcatcatcattatcatcactccAGATTATGATCTGCATAATTGAACCCAGGGACAGatccattttcaaaaaattaactaaaaagaaattttgtccacaaaaagtctgacaattaagcaaaataaaagaaaaaaaggtcttcataTTCtgttaaacagcatttttacattacacaCATAAGGGGggcggctttgccccccccccccgcccctctTGGATCTGCCAGTGATTGAACTCTAATGAACAACTCACTCCTAGATAGGTTTGAACCATTTTCTCTGACCCGTCTTTTTATTCACCGAAGCGGTTAGAGCTGAATTAAAAACAAGACATGATAAGTATTGTTTAACTCACCCACCACCATTGTTTCTAATGCTGCGTTGATATTTGGGAGGAATGTCATCCAGATGCTTCAACAGGTTGAGAATGGATGTTGCTACATAGCTGTCTGGCTCCTAATTAAAGAACATTTGAaacaaatgaatatattatttcaaatacataaaaaaatgtagatCTGAGATTAATAAAAAAGATGAGAATCCAGTATTAATTTTACTATTAGGCCAATTAAGTTAATCTTAATTGACTAaactttaaataaatgaaataattaaaaaagggtGAACCCCATCCagttgaaaaaattatttccagACTTGGGTACCGGTAGATAGATCTAACAATACTAACATGAGACTGTGTCTGTGGAAATGGAATTATTAGTATAAAAGAAAAGTGCATATATCTTTCCTTTCCCCCATCACATAAGCTATATTATACACTCATAGACCCATCTAAAACTCTCTAACTTTTACACGAGACTGCAATTTCTCTAGTCCATATCTAAGCCTATTGAGATTGTTGTATTTACCTCAGTTCTCCACAGTTGCAATGCTGCATTGAGTTTGCGTGTGTAGCCTGCGTGGTGGCCGCGATGGTGCACTTTCAAAGTTGCACTGTCGATGTAAGGTTCTAAATCTTCGTAATCAAAAGGCAAATCTGGCAAATCATACTCTGATCTCATTTCTGCAATACACTCAAATGGATAAGAAATGCAATGACAGCTTGAGCACatatataaaatgaagaaaaatgccAACATTTTGATTTCTACGTAGCAAGCAGACGCCATTGTGTTGAATGAAAGTGCAAAAATTGCATGTTTTCTTCCACGCATAGGTCAACATGCACAAAACTGCTGTAATGATAACAGATTAAGTGAAATCAGTTTCAGATTGGGGCAGGTTTTCTTGGAAAAATAATCGAACCCAAGCGTAAATATGCCCTGGTAAGCCATGACCTGATGCTTGTACCTTTATTGTTTCTTAAAAAATAGTTTCATCTgtataaatgaagaaaataagcgGCATAAGGGAGGGTTTTTGTTGTGCCCGtatgtttatttacaaaacggggggggggggcagggagagggagtttgaaaaagaaaagaaaaaggcatTCATCAAGTGGTATAAAGTGCATATCAGATCAGCTTTGCAAGTCACAACAAAATTAGCAACAGAGTAGCAAAACGGGTTTGTCCCATTTGTCCCTTTATATTCTGATCGACACAAAGCATGAGGAGacctctgatttttttttaaatatctgattaaataaaaatataagtttaaaaaaattataatattcaaaatttcaaattaatgGGGCAAAATAAGACATAGGATGGATGTGCTGCGATATGGAATAAATTTTCATcgtatatgtttatatatacatatttatattattgtttATGTATATACCTATATACCTAGTAACGTTTTGTATATATAGCACAGCTGCAGGGATTTCATCATATACAGTGTACCTTTGAGCAGATACTTTCCCAAAATTGCGGAATAAATAGCACATTGGGACTTGGTGGTGGCAATGTTTACCAGCTTTGACGAGACGAGATTCGAAGAGCGGAAATGTTGTGtcaatacttttcatgattttacaacgatgtatactttatattttctaaaaagaaataCACGAGTTCCGATCGATAGCTTAGCTTCCCTTTTCTCAAAAATTcaccttttcctttctcccttttccccttcacatctattttatttttgggggACGActgcccccaccgcccccctggCTATGCGCctgtgtaaatatatatttaaaaatgattctTGGGACAAGGGCGACATACTGGCATGTGCTAATCAAAAAgatacttttcatgattttacaccaatgtatactttatattttctaaaaaaaaatacacgagTCCCGATAgcttcttcccttttctccaaaataaaaatgtgattttgtggAATGTATGTGCATGTCCCCCGGGTCCTTCCACCCCCAGTTTTTAAATCGTTCTGCACCTCATTACCACACGATCACActtcaattattcattttgagCTAAATTCAActcccaggggcggatccagctttttataaagggggacgggggttggggtggtatgccagggagcgtagcgaccgagtccaagtgagcggagcgagcgaggggggtgtcccccctcccacagtagggaaaatttttgaaaatctgtgtgtgaaaatgacgttttcttgcatctaaaacaccactatttttggtatagaggtcgttgctacattaacccccatgaaaatttgtaaaattaagttgcattttcctgcaaTGTAAGGCCAGTTAACAACACAGATGCAAAGAATTGGGGACCTTGGAATAAGCACTGTTAGCCTAATacgtaataataaatgaaataaatacatagaaatagaataaaataaaattacaagttaaaaaaaagataagatttttaaaaatggtccccggattttttttttttttttggggggggggttgcaccCCCCAAACCCCCTCTAGATTCGCTTCTGACTCCCTGATTAGAGGTCACTAAAATAATGAGTatagattttaatttgaatccTAAGTATTTTGTTCAACTCCGGATGATTTACATTGAAAGCTTTAGGCTTTTAAATCTTTAGGGAGTAAATCATAAGCAAGTGACTGAATGGTCACCAAACAGTGGATTTATATAAAATTCTATGAGATTTAATCATAAATTGTCATTAATTGTGTGTAATTCGACCGCCCCTCAACCAGATTCCccggcccctcccccattttattttgttttggatTTTCGATCGCATGCCACCGTACATAATATTCTCATCTCCGAATCGAGGTAAGTAAAACTGAAACgcctctttttatttcaaaatcaactGCATTTTTAATGATGTGGTTATGTAGTAGATGTATGAGTCGATCGATGCTTATTACTGTTCAAATAAGGAAGTTAATCCATGAATTTTAGCCTGATAATGAATTTGTAATCCACTATTGGAGGCGAGCAAGATTTCACTATCATCGCTTACGAGTTACGCTAAAACTTGTGTCCCCAAGCCCAAGGGAAGACCCGCTGCGCTGGCCACGTAGCTTGGTCCACGTCCACTGTGATGTGCTGTCGGCCGGCTGAGTATGTGAGTGACTCATTCAACTTTTTTCGAGATACGTGGTTATTTCCACTCAtccaatgaacaaggttataatttCTAATTATGGTACAGGccacatcgtttttttttttttactttataacGTTATACTATAGCAGCAGGccagtagaccaaaagcttcggtctctctcactctgttttgttaatgttggttgttccgctgaactccggCGTTGCCTCCATTTATACAGAGTCAAGAGACTGaagttctagctcgatctgtacagggactcaatggccatatgtttatgtattgagttaggataaaacagggaagtgaagttgcgcgacagccgaagtaagtcactgtttttcccCTTAAGTTATTTTCCCAGTTtatggtgcatttcaggccaaaacggaataatGCTAATCTTGATTTTGGTACAgttcttttcatatatttttatgaaataaaagaaaaaatcaatgagCTCCGTCGGGGgtgattttgcattgttaaccttggttgctgcacgatagcgagccgtctgtgtacgaggagaaattttaaaaaaatgttaaaaactccttgaaacagaTGGCTGTCAGCTGTCTATGATAGCACTTGCAAATCActtcttcaatttcaaatttgaaattttttagtTAGACTAGGAGAAAGCAAAGAGGTGTGTGAAAAAGATGTCAGGGCTGGCTTCACCTGCACCTGTGTGAGTTTTTAGTAATAAAAAAGTttaaggtgaaaatataaaCCCAGTTTTGTGTGTGGTTCTGGTAAGAAGCATATTTTTGTGAATCGTATGACATTGCTGTTAAATAAATTCAGATCTGCTGTCCAGAGCATTAAGAGTTTAATGTAACGTAGATAGATCACGTATGGCGGGGCTGCCAGACTACTGCTATTCTTTTACTACTGTTTGCAGTTTAATCGTGAAAGATCATTTTTGTAAAACCCCTTTGTTTATGATTCCAGCTATAAATTGGAAAATTGTTTGTCTCATTTGCAGTATAGACTGGACTGGCTAATATAAAAAGGGTCGCATCAGAGTAAGACCAAAATGTCAAGGGTGAGTAAATATAcagggatactccaggctgagAATAGAgctagagaaaaatcagacaaacatattactgaaaatttgatcaagatTGGACAAGtcacaaggaataacaaagttatgttttcatgaatattcaaagagcaaattgatgatgtaatatccccacttgttcttttgtattttattagatgaaattaggtttcttcaatttttttccttcataacttaaaacatttgattgaaaactgattaagtgcattagatattcatcgCTGCAACTTATCTCATGTAAGGGCGACATATTactcacacatgtatgaaaaacgaaacaattatgatttcatgcaataacataagaaaagggaacgTGGgcatgtgacatcagcccacctaatgaatattcactgtgatgtgcatatcactgttttacaaaatattgcttaactttgaaattaaaaaacttcgctattatcatattttgatgaaattttcagcatttgctctgtgaattttactatatttatttagatataaatatttcagcccggagcatcccatTAAGAAAATTTACTTTAAGTTTAAATAGGTATGGATCCGTATAAACTCATCTTTCATGTAGGTCCTCTGGTTCAACTTGTCCCTGTTACACCATTTGTagtaattatattcataaatattcaattaatttatcttAAGTTCTCTTTATACACtcttcaataataattgatatAGTTTACAATTGGTTAATAGCAGAGTGCTCACTGTTCAATATTTTTAACTTATTTAAGGAATACATTCCCATCTCACCTGGATTAAGTGCAGTACGATATGATCAATGTGATCTGCAGTTTCCAATGAACGTAGTTGTAATATAACAGAATTATTggtgttattatttattattatttggattATTTGTTTaagtttgaacattttttattaatgaaataatttgtttaattatttttatttattaattatttttatttatttattcattcatttatatttatttatttatctatttatttatttatatttttttgggggggatgggcCTTACTGTCATTGAAGCCTTATTGCAAGCATACATGTGTGCAATGGAGCAATATTCATGTTTCAAGTAAGAATAATTGCTGAAGTAAGTAgcatatgatatttcatttgctTTTGTGAAGGAGGTGCAATTGATTACTTTTCCTTATTTCTTGCAGGAGATGAAAGCAGTCCGTTGTCCAACGGACCAGCTTTCTTTGACAAACAGAGCGGTTGTATCAGACAGAGATGCTTATGCACGTGTTGAGtaagtaatttcatttttaacgcCGATTAGAAGGTCACGGTATCCGAACGGTTTTCCGCTCGGACACCACCTTACACAAACAGCTTGTACACCCCAAAGACCCTATCCCTGATCACAGACGTGATGGCGTTGTATACAACATTCCTTGCCAGGGATGTAACGGGTCTTACATCGGAGAGACAGCCCAACCGATAGTTGAACGCATTTCTCAACACAAGCGCAATAAAGCGAACCGACACATCCGCGgtggcagaacatgcttgggagaagcaacactacccagattgggagggtgtacattgcattgccaaagaaagacattggtatacacgcaggattaaggaggctattagtatacgtctttgtcctaacaacttcaacagagacagcgggatcgacatccccgatttctagatgcgaaccatccgacagtacaatacccccttacctggTAGTGCACGCCGACCCGATCGTTCCTGGCCCCGATCGAGTGAACGCTCAGCTagtcaacccccgcccacgggaaactagcgagcccgccagttttggtctcatttgcatattgccgacccacggcgtatttgcatatacccaaggcttatttgcataactccagacc carries:
- the LOC121426021 gene encoding superoxide dismutase [Mn]-like encodes the protein MRGRKHAIFALSFNTMASACYVEIKMLAFFFILYMCSSCHCISYPFECIAEMRSEYDLPDLPFDYEDLEPYIDSATLKVHHRGHHAGYTRKLNAALQLWRTEEPDSYVATSILNLLKHLDDIPPKYQRSIRNNGGGFVNHNIYWSTMAANRDNDIPMPSGDLLNQINATFGSFQEFKNQFTSQALTLFGSGYVWLSQRNPSSFYGDNEEELSRLIISTTANQDTPISDGHQPILVLDVWEHAYYLKHQNKRDNHIADWWKVVDWSAVANLKDWWSRDQYEVHDEL